In Chloroflexota bacterium, a single genomic region encodes these proteins:
- a CDS encoding ester cyclase gives MAHHQNKEITRRLVEEVLNTGKLDHMSDLLAPNFVEHAAPPGIPPTVEGVKMFFNSLRAAFPDFKYTIEDAFGEDDLVVQRVTARGTMKGEFLGMKPTGKSATWSELHFVRCKDDKIVEHWANVDQTSMMVQLGLIQMPGA, from the coding sequence ATGGCGCACCATCAAAATAAAGAGATAACGCGGCGTCTTGTCGAAGAGGTTCTCAACACCGGCAAACTCGATCATATGAGTGACTTGCTTGCACCGAACTTTGTCGAACATGCCGCGCCGCCCGGCATTCCGCCGACGGTCGAAGGCGTCAAAATGTTTTTTAACAGTCTGCGCGCGGCATTCCCCGATTTCAAGTACACCATCGAGGATGCGTTTGGCGAAGACGACCTGGTCGTGCAACGCGTGACCGCGCGCGGCACGATGAAGGGCGAGTTCTTGGGAATGAAACCAACTGGCAAGAGCGCCACCTGGTCGGAACTCCACTTTGTCCGATGTAAAGACGACAAGATCGTCGAACACTGGGCGAATGTGGATCAGACGAGCATGATGGTTCAACTGGGCTTGAT
- a CDS encoding ester cyclase, producing MPDPNTQFVSQLLDAWNSHNVERITAFYARDYEGVDLAQATPHRGPAGIRQMLSQYFHAFPDLDFQNDEVILNGTRVVLVWSARGTHQGGLMNIPATGRLVNIRGITVLTLRDGLVTRALYLWDLAGLLRSLGLLPEL from the coding sequence ATGCCTGACCCGAACACGCAGTTCGTATCCCAATTGTTGGATGCTTGGAACTCGCATAATGTAGAACGCATCACCGCATTCTACGCGCGCGATTATGAAGGCGTTGATCTTGCGCAAGCGACCCCGCATCGCGGTCCTGCTGGTATTCGTCAAATGCTGTCGCAATATTTTCATGCCTTCCCCGATCTTGATTTTCAAAACGACGAAGTGATTCTCAACGGCACGCGTGTTGTGCTCGTGTGGTCGGCGCGTGGCACGCATCAAGGCGGGTTGATGAACATTCCAGCGACCGGACGCCTCGTCAACATTCGCGGCATCACGGTGCTCACTCTCCGCGACGGTCTCGTTACGCGTGCGTTGTACTTGTGGGATTTAGCGGGATTGCTTCGTTCATTGGGTCTCCTGCCGGAGTTGTGA